From a region of the Asterias amurensis chromosome 2, ASM3211899v1 genome:
- the LOC139954551 gene encoding uncharacterized protein, with amino-acid sequence MVNRRFKLCSEMQKLGENFASAAQKGDLKSMQHQLSSLQCEPKDLLEFSRPRSGDRPVHLAARHSQLEVLELLTAAGVDLEVANFDGKRALHEAAISGHFSCLEFLLSSGALVDPLKRADWTPLHLACTKADITIIQRLIQHGANPKLRNKDGWNAFHIASREGHAEILSYLLDQAPDLWDTVSKNGRTPLHTAALHGKIDAVKLLLTRVETPVDQADTCGSTPLMDALRDGFVDVAKLLVDQQGVDVHKCDVLGRNALHLSSQAGCKPSVIFLVNQQHVNVDVPTLTGRHTALHLASKEGHFEMIELLLSLGADINATDDKGRTALHIAAGIQHKLCIETLLRLGAINCPDKSGQTPSQLITKPDILQLFDVS; translated from the exons ATGGTCAATCGTAGATTCAAGCTATGTTCTGAAATGCAAAAACTGGGAGAAAACTTTGCCAGTGCTGCACAAAAAGGAGATCTAAAATCCATGCAGCATCAGCTTTCCAGTTTGCAATGTGAACCCAAGGACTTGTTGGAGTTCAGTCGACCCCGCTCTGGGGACCGGCCGGTTCATTTGGCGGCCAGACATTCTCAACTTGAGGTACTGGAATTGTTGACAGCTGCCGGAGTGGACTTGGAGGTTGCAAACTTTGACGGGAAGCGAGCACTGCATGAAGCGGCCATATCGGGACATTTCAGCTGCTTGGAATTCTTGTTATCGTCCGGGGCATTAGTGGATCCTCTGAAGAGAGCTGATTG GACGCCGCTGCATCTAGCATGCACTAAAGCAGATATCACCATCATCCAGCGACTAATCCAACATGGAGCTAACCCCAAACTAAGAAACAAAGATGGCTGGAATGCTTTTCATATCGCCTCAAG GGAAGGCCATGCAGAAATACTGAGCTATCTTCTGGATCAAGCTCCAGATTTGTGGGATACGGTCAGCAAGAACGGACGCACACCTCTTCATACTGCTG CCCTCCACGGCAAGATCGATGCAGTGAAGCTGCTTCTAACCCGGGTAGAGACCCCGGTGGATCAGGCAGACACCTGTGGATCAACCCCACTCATGGATGCACTGCGGGATGGGTTTGTTGACGTGGCAAAACTTCTTGTGGATCAGCAAGGG GTTGATGTTCATAAATGTGATGTCCTCGGAAGAAATGCTCTACATCTGTCCTCCCAGGCTGGTTGTAAACCATCGGTTATTTTCCTTGTCAATCAACAACATGTGAATGTGGACGTGCCAACTTTAACAGGAAGGCATACAGCGCTACATCTAGCATCCAAG GAAggccattttgaaatgattGAGTTACTACTCTCACTCGGTGCTGACATCAACGCAACGGACGACAAAGGCAGGACAG cCCTACACATTGCTGCTGGAATTCAACACAAGCTCTGCATCGAGACTTTGCTAAGACTCGGCGCCATAAACTGCCCTGACAAAAGCGGGCAAACCCCCAGTCAACTAATTACAAAACCGGACATTCTCCAACTATTTGACGTCTCGTGA